One part of the Triplophysa dalaica isolate WHDGS20190420 chromosome 25, ASM1584641v1, whole genome shotgun sequence genome encodes these proteins:
- the LOC130415898 gene encoding tripartite motif-containing protein 16-like yields the protein MASISVDHDQLMCSVCLDLLKDPVTLHCGHTYCMRCITDCWDQDDQTGIYSCPQCRQTFSPRPVLGKNVVFAEMVEKLKKTKLSDVCYAGAGDVECDVCTGRKHKAIKSCLTCLKSYCQTHLERHEEFLSGDSHKIVSVTRKLKEMICPQHQKLLEVFCRTDQQCICLMCLMDKHKNHDTVSAAAQRTDEEKHLKETQRKFQEKIHQRERDVQELRDAVEGHKRCAQTAVEDCEMMLTEVMSLIGRRRSEVTQLIRDQETAAVSRAEGLLERLKQEIDDLRRRDAELDKISHTDDHITFLQSFQSLSAPPESPDDISVTFLFSFDAVRESVRQLRHKLQDFCTQHMRKISVTHTITEPRIREHFLQYSHQLTLDLNTVNKRLSLSERNTKITNTNTLQQYPDHPDRFNFVCQVLCRESVCGRCYWEIERTGVVCISVSYKSIMRKGGAECWFGSNDQSWSLICFDSSYTFRHNNINTELPVKIRCDRIGVYVDERAGILSFYSVSDTMTLIHSISTTFTHPLYPGFNVHPNSSVKLCDL from the exons ATGGCCAGTATTTCAGTGGATCACGATCAGttgatgtgttcagtgtgtttggatctactgaaggatccagtgACGCTTCACTGTGGACACACTTACTGTATGAGATGTATCACAGACTGCTGGGATCAGGACGATCAGACGGGAATCTACAGCTGCCCTCAGTGCAGACAAACCTTCAGCCCTCGGCCTGTTCTAGGGAAGAATGTGGTGTTTGCTGAAATGGTGGAGAAACTGAAGAAGACCAAACTTTCTGATGTGTGTTACGCTGGAGCTGGAGATGTGGAGTGTGACGTCTGTACtggaagaaaacacaaagccaTCAAATCCTGTCTGACGTGTCTGAAGTCTTACTGTCAAACTCATCTTGAACGTCATGAGGAATTTCTCTCTGGAGATTCACACAAAATAGTGAGTGTGACTAGAAAACTGAAGGAGATGATCTGCCCTCAACATCAGAAGCTTCTGGAGGTTTTCTGTCGTACTGATCAGCAGTGcatttgtttgatgtgtttgatGGATAAACATAAAAACCACGACACAGTTTCAGCGGCAGCACAGAGGACAGATGAAGAG AAACACTTGAAGGAGACGCAGAGAAAGTTTCAAGAGAAGAtccatcagagagagagagatgttcaGGAGCTGAGAGACGCTGTGGAGGGTCATAAG cgGTGTGCACAGACAGCAGTGGAGGACTGTGAGATGATGTTGACTGAAGTGATGTCATTGATTGGGAGAAGACGCTCTGAGGTGACAcagctgatcagagatcaggagACGGCTGCAGTGAGTCGAGCTGAAGGACTCTTGGAGCGACTCAAGCAGGAGATTGATGATCTGAGGAggagagacgctgagctggACAAGATTTcacacacagatgatcacatcACTTTCCTACAG agttttcagtctctctctgcACCTCCTGAATCTCCAGACGACATCAGTGTcactttcctcttttcttttgatgCTGTGAGAGAATCTGTCCGTCAGCTGAGACACAAACTGCAGGATTTCTGCACACAGCACATGAGAAAGATCTCCG TCACACACACCATCACTGAGCCCAGGATCAGAGAGCACTTCCTACAAT ATTCTCATCAGTTGACTCTGGATCTAAACACAGTGAATAAACGTCTCAGTCTGTctgagagaaacacaaagaTCACAAACACTAACACACTCCAGCagtatcctgatcatccagacagatttaattttgtgtgtcaggtgttgtgtagagagagtgtgtgtggacgctgttactgggagatTGAGAGGACTGGTGTTGTGTGtatatcagtgtcatataagAGCATCATGAGGAAGGGAGGGGCTGAGTGTTGGTTTGGATCTAATGATCAGTCCTGGAGTTTGATCTGCTTTGACTCTAGTTACACATTCAGACACAATAACATCAACACTGAACTCCCTGTAAAGATCAGATGTGATAGAATAGGAGTGTATGTGGATGAGAGAGCAGGAattctgtccttctacagcgtctctgacacaatgACCCTCATCCACAGCATCAGCACCACATTCACTCATCCTCTCTATCCTGGATTTAATGTTCATCCCAATTCATCAGTGAAACTGTGTGATCTATAG
- the LOC130416039 gene encoding tripartite motif-containing protein 16-like, protein MAEGFSEDQLMCSVCLDLLKDPVTLHCGHTYCMRCITDCWDQDDQTGIYSCPQCRQTFSPRPVLGKNVVFAEMVEKLKKTKLSDVCYAGAGDVECDVCTGRKHKAIKSCLTCLKSYCQTHLERHEEFLSGDSHKIVSVTRKLKEMICPQHQKLLEVFCRTDQQCICLMCLMDKHKNHDTVSAAAQRTDEEKHLKETQRKFQEKIHQRERDVQELRDTVEGHKRCAQTAVEDCEMMLTEVMSLIERRRSEVTQLIRDQETAAVSRAEGLLERLKQEIDDLRRRDAELDNISHTDDHITFLQSFQSLSAPPESPDDISVTFLFSFDAVRESVRQLRHKLQDFCTQHMRKISVTHTITEPRIREHFLQYSHQLTLDLNTVNEYLSMSERNRKITNTGTPQQYPDHPDRFDVYQVLCRESVCGRCYWEIERTGVSVCISVSYKSIMRKGGAECWFGSNDQSWSLICSDSSYTFWHNDIETKLPVKIRCDRIGVYVDERAGILSFYSVSDTMTLIHSISTTFTHPLYPGFYVDYNSSVKLCDL, encoded by the exons ATGGCAGAAGGTTTTTCAGAGGATCAGttgatgtgttcagtgtgtttggatctactgaaggatccagtgACGCTTCACTGTGGACACACTTACTGTATGAGATGTATCACAGACTGCTGGGATCAGGACGATCAGACGGGAATCTACAGCTGCCCTCAGTGCAGACAAACCTTCAGCCCTCGGCCTGTTCTAGGGAAGAATGTGGTGTTTGCTGAAATGGTGGAGAAACTGAAGAAGACCAAACTTTCTGATGTGTGTTACGCTGGAGCTGGAGATGTGGAGTGTGACGTCTGTACtggaagaaaacacaaagccaTCAAATCCTGTCTGACGTGTCTGAAGTCTTACTGTCAAACTCATCTTGAACGTCATGAGGAATTTCTCTCTGGAGATTCACACAAAATAGTGAGTGTGACTAGAAAACTGAAGGAGATGATCTGCCCTCAACATCAGAAGCTTCTGGAGGTTTTCTGTCGTACTGATCAGCAGTGcatttgtttgatgtgtttgatGGATAAACATAAAAACCACGACACAGTTTCAGCGGCAGCACAGAGGACAGATGAAGAG AAACACTTGAAGGAGACGCAGAGAAAGTTTCAGGAGAAGAtccatcagagagagagagatgttcaGGAGCTGAGAGACACTGTGGAGGGTCATAAG cgGTGTGCACAGACAGCAGTGGAGGACTGTGAGATGATGTTGACTGAAGTGATGTCATTGATTGAGAGAAGACGCTCTGAGGTGACAcagctgatcagagatcaggagACGGCTGCAGTGAGTCGAGCTGAAGGACTCTTGGAGCGACTCAAGCAGGAGATTGATGATCTGAGGAggagagacgctgagctggacaacatttcacacacagatgatcacatcACTTTCCTACAG agttttcagtctctctctgcACCTCCTGAATCTCCAGACGACATCAGTGTcactttcctcttttcttttgatgCTGTGAGAGAATCTGTCCGTCAGCTGAGACACAAACTGCAGGATTTCTGCACACAGCACATGAGAAAGATCTCCG TCACACACACCATCACTGAGCCCAGGATCAGAGAGCACTTCCTACAAT ATTCTCATCAGTTGACTCTGGATCTAAACACAGTGAATGAATATCTCAGTATGtctgagagaaacagaaagatcACAAACACTGGAACACCCCAGCagtatcctgatcatccagacagatttgatgtgtatcaggtgttgtgtagagagagtgtgtgtggacgctgttactgggagatTGAGAGGACTGGTGTTAGTGTGTGtatatcagtgtcatataagAGCATCATGAGGAAGGGAGGGGCTGAGTGTTGGTTTGGATCTAATGATCAGTCCTGGAGTTTGATCTGCTCTGACTCTAGTTACACATTCTGGCACAATGACATTGAGACTAAACTCCCTGTAAAGATCAGATGTGATAGAATAGGAGTGTATGTGGATGAGAGAGCAGGAattctgtccttctacagcgtctctgacacaatgACCCTCATCCACAGCATCAGCACCACATTCACTCATCCTCTCTATCCTGGATTTTATGTTGATTATAATTCATCAGTGAAACTGTGTGATCTATAG
- the rab42a gene encoding ras-related protein Rab-42a codes for MDALWQYQFRIILLGDSTVGKSSLLKRFTDGIYSDVADPTVGVDFYARSIDIEPGVKIKLQLWDTAGQERFRSITTSYYRNSVGGLLVFDLTNRKTFDHVREWHREVSEHILPHHMVYILIGHKSDLGRDRKVSRDEAEQLAAELGLRYVETSAKCNSNVERAFELLTRDIYELMKMGEISTRDGWDGVKSGLTAKVLYPAEEVAEREKSCNC; via the exons ATGGATGCTTTATGGCAATATCAGTTCAGGATTATTTTACTCGGGGACTCGACGGTGGGCAAGTCTTCTCTGCTGAAGAGATTCACGGATGGCATATATAGCGATGTAGCGGACCCGACGGTCGGGGTGGATTTCTACGCTCGATCAATAGACATTGAACCGGGGGTGAAAATCAAGCTACAGCTATGGGACACAGCCGGACAGGAGAGATTcag GTCCATAACCACGTCGTACTATCGCAACTCGGTGGGCGGGCTCCTCGTCTTCGACCTGACCAATAGGAAGACCTTCGATCACGTGCGGGAATGGCACAGAGAAGTCAGCGAGCACATACTGCCTCATCACATGGTCTACATCCTGATCGGCCACAAGAGCGACCTAGGCCGCGACCGCAAAGTGTCGCGGGACGAGGCGGAGCAGTTGGCGGCCGAACTCGGCCTCCGGTACGTGGAAACTTCAGCCAAGTGCAACAGCAACGTGGAACGAGCTTTCGAGCTGCTCACACGGGACATCTATGAGCTGATGAAGATGGGGGAGATCTCCACGCGTGACGGATGGGACGGAGTCAAAAGTGGCCTCACCGCCAAGGTTCTTTATCCGGCTGAGGAGGTGGCGGAGAGGGAAAAGAGCTGCAACTGCTGA